One genomic region from Nostoc sphaeroides encodes:
- a CDS encoding mucoidy inhibitor MuiA family protein has product MVNPEIPSWRKTVQSEIVAVTVYADRALVTRRGVVDLTGIEQELVITPVPEMETESIRVSGTGTVGVRMLGVSSDRIYTTEPVAELAHLTRQIQQLEAEKRHLQAQVDALALQSSFIAGLREKTEEPFAQSLSRKNLSLSETLDFLNFLGSQYSEYAIASGECKTQQQELDKQLQALHTSLQKIQTPHPKESFSLVVGVEVAGEGKFELEVSYIVNRASWTPLYDLRSTTSDIVHLSYLAEITQSTGEDWIGAVLTLSTAKPGLGTLPPKLEPWYIDAPRPQLLRQRRFAAQPPLLPTIAAPAGEENWQEQDEVTEDSLIPAETVTAEVSKEGSVVTFKLNGGGNIPSDGAPHKTTIFNDDYPCSFDYVAMPRLVSFAYLQANVKNNSNGATLLPGKANIFRDNVFIGTTQLENIAPGQEFKLNLGIDEGLKIERELVERLVDKKLISNQRRITYSYRLFITNLLEKEVNLEITEQLPVSRNEQIKVRLSRSNPQIQLGEMGILEWQLTLPPQERREVYYQFIVEHPPELMVVGLDI; this is encoded by the coding sequence GTGGTTAACCCGGAAATACCGTCTTGGCGCAAAACAGTACAAAGCGAGATTGTAGCTGTTACCGTATATGCTGACAGAGCATTGGTTACACGGCGTGGTGTAGTTGATTTAACAGGAATTGAACAGGAATTAGTAATTACCCCAGTGCCAGAGATGGAAACTGAGTCTATCAGGGTGAGTGGTACTGGTACGGTAGGGGTGCGAATGCTTGGAGTAAGTAGCGATCGCATCTACACCACTGAACCTGTAGCGGAGCTTGCACATTTAACAAGGCAAATTCAGCAGTTAGAAGCAGAAAAACGCCACCTGCAAGCCCAAGTCGATGCTTTAGCATTGCAGTCTAGTTTTATCGCCGGGTTGCGTGAAAAAACAGAGGAACCCTTTGCACAGAGTTTGTCTCGGAAAAATCTTAGCCTGAGTGAAACTTTGGATTTTTTAAACTTTCTCGGAAGCCAGTATAGTGAGTATGCGATCGCATCTGGAGAGTGCAAAACCCAACAGCAGGAATTAGACAAACAACTGCAAGCACTCCACACTTCATTGCAAAAAATCCAAACACCCCATCCTAAAGAGAGTTTTAGCTTAGTTGTAGGAGTTGAAGTTGCAGGTGAAGGTAAATTTGAATTAGAGGTGTCTTACATAGTAAATCGCGCCAGTTGGACTCCGCTATATGACTTGCGTAGCACCACCAGCGATATTGTCCATTTGAGCTACCTTGCAGAAATCACTCAAAGCACTGGTGAAGATTGGATTGGTGCAGTTCTCACCCTTTCTACCGCTAAACCGGGATTAGGTACACTCCCACCCAAACTTGAACCCTGGTATATTGATGCCCCACGTCCACAACTGTTACGACAACGACGATTTGCTGCCCAGCCACCACTCCTACCTACCATAGCAGCCCCTGCTGGTGAAGAAAATTGGCAAGAACAAGACGAAGTTACAGAGGATAGTCTCATCCCAGCAGAAACCGTTACAGCAGAAGTATCCAAAGAAGGGAGTGTAGTTACCTTTAAATTGAATGGTGGCGGTAACATTCCTAGTGATGGCGCACCTCATAAAACTACAATTTTCAATGATGATTATCCTTGTAGCTTCGATTATGTGGCAATGCCACGCTTGGTAAGTTTTGCTTACTTGCAAGCCAATGTAAAAAATAATTCCAACGGTGCGACTTTGTTACCAGGCAAAGCGAATATTTTCCGCGACAATGTTTTTATAGGAACAACTCAGTTAGAAAATATTGCACCAGGGCAAGAATTTAAACTGAACTTAGGGATTGATGAAGGTTTAAAAATTGAGCGCGAATTAGTTGAACGTCTGGTAGATAAAAAATTAATTAGCAACCAGCGCCGGATTACTTATAGTTATCGGTTGTTCATTACTAACTTATTAGAGAAAGAAGTAAATCTGGAAATAACTGAACAATTGCCAGTTAGCCGCAACGAGCAAATTAAAGTGCGTCTGAGCCGCAGCAACCCGCAAATTCAACTTGGTGAAATGGGAATTTTAGAATGGCAGTTAACTCTTCCACCCCAGGAGCGACGAGAGGTATATTACCAGTTCATTGTTGAGCATCCGCCTGAGTTAATGGTTGTTGGCTTAGATATTTAG
- a CDS encoding SDR family NAD(P)-dependent oxidoreductase, whose protein sequence is MSFIDEINPVNALIVGASQGIGLGFVKKLLQDDRIAKVYATSRQPESASDLIALAGEHSGRLICLEIDITDELQIVEAVQKIRTQVDKLHLVVNCVGLLHEDTLQPEKSLRQINSENLLRYFQINSIGAVLLAKHLLPLFRHGERSVFATISAKLGSIGDNQLGGWYGYRASKAALNMLMRTAAIEYKRSCPKALIVTLHPGTTDTRLSRPFQGNVPAEKLFSVERTVTQLLTVIEQLQEGDSGQFFSWDGSRLPW, encoded by the coding sequence ATGTCTTTTATCGATGAAATTAATCCTGTGAATGCATTGATTGTGGGAGCTAGCCAAGGTATTGGTTTGGGTTTTGTAAAAAAATTGCTACAAGATGACAGAATAGCCAAAGTTTATGCAACTTCTCGTCAACCGGAATCAGCCTCCGATTTAATAGCTCTTGCAGGCGAACATTCTGGGCGATTAATTTGTTTGGAGATAGATATTACTGACGAATTGCAGATTGTTGAAGCTGTTCAAAAAATACGTACCCAAGTTGACAAATTGCATTTGGTAGTCAACTGTGTAGGACTGTTGCATGAGGATACTTTACAACCAGAAAAAAGCTTAAGACAGATCAATTCAGAAAATTTGCTGCGCTACTTTCAAATAAATAGTATTGGTGCTGTTTTACTGGCTAAACATCTATTGCCTTTGTTTCGTCATGGAGAACGCAGCGTGTTTGCCACTATTTCTGCTAAATTGGGTAGTATTGGCGATAACCAACTTGGTGGATGGTATGGCTATCGCGCTTCTAAAGCAGCACTCAATATGTTGATGCGAACTGCGGCAATTGAGTATAAAAGAAGTTGTCCTAAAGCATTAATAGTGACATTGCATCCTGGTACAACTGATACGCGCCTTTCCCGTCCTTTCCAGGGAAATGTACCTGCGGAAAAATTATTCTCAGTGGAACGCACTGTTACCCAATTACTGACTGTCATCGAACAGCTTCAAGAAGGCGATAGTGGACAGTTTTTCTCATGGGATGGAAGCCGATTACCTTGGTAA
- a CDS encoding ribulose bisphosphate carboxylase small subunit translates to MVPGLVPVKFKPPQKEKRFAAVEGHLGEYQGEYVRLIGIDPKAKRRVLETIIQRP, encoded by the coding sequence CTGGTTCCTGGACTAGTACCGGTCAAATTCAAGCCTCCTCAGAAAGAGAAGCGATTCGCAGCCGTAGAAGGACACCTTGGCGAATACCAAGGGGAATATGTACGCTTAATTGGTATTGACCCCAAAGCCAAGCGTCGGGTATTAGAAACGATTATTCAAAGACCATAG
- a CDS encoding LysR family transcriptional regulator, whose amino-acid sequence MKQATLHQLKVFEAAARHSSFTRAAEELFLTQPTVSMQIKQLTKSVGLPLFEQVGKRLYLTEAGRELFATCRQIFETIAQYEMKVADLKGLKQGQLRLAVVTTAKYFIPRLLGPFCELYPGIDISLQVTNHEQILERMSNNLDDLYIMSQVPDNMDVTCEPFLENPLIVFAPVNHPLSKEKNIPIQRLSNEPFIMREPGSGTRRAVQSLFEEQGVTVKVKLELGSNEAIKQAIAGGLGISVLSRHTLLLDASEFSILDVQHFPIQRNWYMVYPSGKQLSIVARAYYEYLLAAAKNFVEQNADSAYSTFDLNHE is encoded by the coding sequence TTGAAGCAAGCGACGCTGCACCAATTAAAGGTTTTCGAGGCGGCGGCACGGCACAGTAGCTTTACTCGCGCTGCTGAGGAATTGTTTCTCACTCAACCTACCGTTTCGATGCAGATTAAGCAACTCACAAAATCGGTAGGGTTGCCATTATTTGAGCAAGTGGGAAAGCGGTTGTATCTCACCGAAGCAGGACGAGAATTATTTGCTACTTGTCGGCAGATTTTTGAAACTATAGCCCAGTATGAAATGAAGGTAGCAGATTTAAAAGGGCTAAAACAGGGGCAATTACGTTTGGCAGTAGTTACAACAGCAAAATATTTTATTCCACGTTTGTTAGGGCCGTTTTGCGAACTTTATCCAGGGATTGATATCTCTCTGCAAGTAACAAATCACGAACAAATCTTGGAACGGATGAGTAATAATCTGGACGACTTATATATTATGAGCCAAGTTCCAGACAATATGGATGTGACTTGTGAACCATTTTTAGAAAATCCTTTGATAGTTTTTGCACCAGTTAATCATCCGTTATCCAAAGAAAAAAATATTCCGATCCAACGCCTGTCTAACGAACCTTTTATTATGCGAGAACCAGGTTCAGGAACTCGTCGCGCCGTCCAAAGTCTGTTTGAAGAACAAGGGGTGACAGTAAAAGTCAAGCTGGAATTGGGAAGTAACGAAGCAATTAAACAAGCGATCGCAGGTGGTTTAGGAATTTCCGTTTTATCCCGTCATACCTTACTATTAGACGCCTCAGAGTTTAGCATTTTAGATGTACAACACTTTCCCATTCAGCGAAATTGGTACATGGTTTACCCATCTGGCAAACAGCTATCGATAGTCGCTCGTGCCTATTATGAATATCTCCTGGCTGCGGCAAAGAATTTTGTAGAGCAAAACGCTGATAGTGCTTATAGTACATTTGATCTAAATCACGAGTAA
- a CDS encoding alpha/beta hydrolase — protein sequence MIDHSDRLMSRREGRFQGVGGLDLYYQSWHLEGKVRAILTIVHGLGGHSDRYNNIVQHLIPKQYAVYALDLRGHGRSSGQLGYINAWSEFCEDLGAFLELIQTQNPGCPIFLLGHSLGGVIILDYILRHPQQASVLQGAIALAPSLGKVGVSPIRLLLGKMLSRVWPRFSLNTGIDLSAGSRDPQVLAASAQDTLRHTLATARLATEFFATLDWINAHVADWQLPLLILHGGADRVALPAGSDIFYQRVKCKDKLRIEYPGAYHEIQSDLNYREVLADLEDWLERHLPPQTAQLGRGSSELA from the coding sequence ATGATTGACCATAGCGATCGCCTCATGTCTCGTAGAGAAGGCAGATTTCAGGGTGTTGGAGGACTTGACCTGTATTACCAAAGCTGGCATCTTGAGGGTAAAGTACGGGCAATATTAACCATTGTACATGGACTTGGAGGGCATAGCGATCGCTACAATAATATAGTTCAGCATTTGATACCTAAACAATATGCTGTCTACGCCTTAGATTTGCGTGGTCATGGACGCTCATCAGGTCAGCTCGGCTATATCAACGCTTGGAGTGAGTTTTGCGAAGATTTAGGAGCCTTTTTAGAGTTAATTCAGACTCAGAATCCTGGATGCCCAATTTTTCTTTTGGGTCATAGTTTAGGTGGGGTGATTATCTTAGATTATATTCTGCGCCATCCTCAACAAGCATCAGTTTTGCAAGGTGCGATCGCTCTAGCGCCAAGCTTGGGGAAAGTTGGGGTTTCACCGATTCGGCTGCTTTTAGGAAAAATGCTCTCACGGGTGTGGCCGCGTTTTAGCCTGAATACAGGCATTGACCTGAGTGCTGGTTCACGAGATCCGCAGGTTTTAGCTGCATCCGCTCAGGATACACTACGACATACCCTTGCTACTGCCCGTCTGGCTACAGAATTTTTTGCAACACTTGATTGGATTAATGCTCATGTAGCTGATTGGCAATTACCATTGTTGATTCTCCACGGTGGTGCAGACCGAGTGGCTTTACCTGCGGGAAGTGACATCTTTTACCAACGGGTAAAATGTAAAGATAAGCTGAGAATCGAGTATCCGGGAGCCTATCACGAAATTCAGAGTGACCTAAATTACCGTGAGGTACTGGCTGATTTAGAAGATTGGTTAGAGCGACATCTACCACCCCAGACAGCGCAGTTAGGACGGGGAAGCAGTGAGTTAGCTTGA
- a CDS encoding GNAT family N-acetyltransferase, whose translation MYISIRQATIQDTLIVSDVLLEAALWLQKRGMPLWRDSEVSPENISEDVANGLFFIAEWAGEPVGTIKFQLEDLLFWPDISQEESAFVHRLAIRRHCSGGKVSSALLTWAVEHAQTFGKRYLRLDCDASRPRLRAVYEDFGFRHHSDRQVGAYFVSRYEYKIPPQLT comes from the coding sequence ATGTACATCTCAATTCGCCAAGCAACCATACAAGATACGCTGATAGTCTCAGATGTTTTATTAGAAGCAGCTTTGTGGCTCCAGAAGCGTGGTATGCCTCTGTGGCGTGATAGCGAGGTTTCGCCAGAAAATATCTCGGAAGATGTTGCCAACGGCTTGTTTTTTATTGCTGAATGGGCGGGTGAACCAGTTGGTACAATCAAGTTTCAGCTTGAGGATTTACTTTTCTGGCCTGACATTTCTCAGGAAGAGTCAGCATTTGTACATCGTCTTGCTATTCGGCGACATTGCTCTGGCGGTAAAGTCTCTTCAGCACTACTTACTTGGGCTGTTGAACACGCACAAACATTTGGTAAACGTTATTTACGTCTAGATTGCGATGCTTCGCGTCCGCGCTTAAGAGCAGTATATGAAGACTTTGGTTTCCGTCATCACAGCGACAGACAAGTTGGCGCTTATTTTGTCTCTCGCTACGAATATAAAATACCTCCACAACTGACCTAA
- a CDS encoding BMC domain-containing protein, producing METSNQRSMSTMHGASSQETFQDTALGLVSTRSFPAIVGTADMMLKSAGVHLVGYEKIGSGHCTAIVRGGIADVRLAVESGVQTAEQFGQLVSSLVIPRPYPNLDIVLPITTRFTKLMEEGNYSRLSNQAIGLVETRGFPAMVGACDAMLKAADVHLAAYEKIGAGLCTAIIRGSVANVAVAVEAGMFEAERIGELNAVMVIPRPLDEMELTLPLARCWIEEREPLNLPVNIKEQVAEIEVLRLPDLTKLPTKIAEELWNDE from the coding sequence ATGGAAACATCTAATCAACGGTCTATGAGTACCATGCATGGAGCCAGTAGTCAAGAAACCTTCCAGGACACTGCTTTAGGTTTAGTTTCTACCCGCAGCTTTCCAGCAATAGTTGGGACGGCGGATATGATGCTGAAATCAGCAGGAGTTCACCTAGTGGGGTATGAAAAAATTGGTAGCGGGCATTGTACTGCGATCGTTCGGGGTGGAATTGCTGACGTGCGTCTTGCCGTAGAATCTGGTGTCCAAACGGCTGAACAGTTTGGTCAGTTGGTTTCTAGCTTGGTGATTCCCCGACCTTATCCCAACCTAGATATAGTACTTCCCATCACAACCCGTTTTACTAAATTGATGGAAGAGGGGAATTACAGCCGTCTGAGTAACCAAGCAATTGGTTTGGTAGAAACGCGAGGATTTCCAGCAATGGTAGGAGCATGTGATGCCATGCTTAAAGCTGCTGATGTTCATTTAGCAGCTTATGAAAAAATTGGTGCGGGTTTGTGTACAGCCATTATTCGGGGTTCCGTAGCAAATGTAGCAGTAGCAGTGGAAGCGGGAATGTTTGAGGCAGAACGCATTGGGGAATTAAATGCAGTAATGGTAATTCCCAGACCACTAGATGAAATGGAGCTAACCTTGCCATTAGCAAGATGCTGGATAGAAGAACGCGAACCGTTAAACTTACCAGTGAATATTAAAGAACAAGTTGCCGAAATTGAGGTACTAAGATTACCAGATTTAACCAAGCTCCCAACAAAAATTGCCGAAGAATTATGGAATGATGAATGA
- a CDS encoding transferase codes for MSVLSLRLSNNFDSYISGEVTIHPSAVLAPGVILQAAVNSKIIIGPGVCIGMGAILQVHEGTLEVEAGANLGAGFLMVGKGKIGANACIGSATTVFNCSVEAGQVIAPGSILGDTSRQITQTAQTKEPEPSTNNPASTSAAPQKEEENGSGGVKEKEISSTKFSASAFVDFKQNKSISYFKSPATPESQSPPVEEPANDANPTSQQAAQESTEDDSDPNQLATEPSNGFGTQIYGQGSIHRLLTTLFPHRQSLSDPNSDV; via the coding sequence ATGTCTGTGCTGTCACTGCGCCTCAGCAATAACTTTGATTCTTACATTAGTGGTGAGGTGACTATTCATCCAAGCGCAGTACTTGCACCTGGGGTGATCCTCCAAGCGGCTGTAAACAGCAAGATCATCATTGGGCCAGGGGTCTGTATTGGCATGGGAGCAATTCTCCAAGTCCATGAAGGAACCCTAGAGGTAGAAGCAGGCGCAAACTTGGGAGCCGGTTTTTTGATGGTTGGCAAAGGCAAAATTGGAGCAAATGCTTGCATTGGTTCGGCAACAACAGTTTTTAACTGTTCAGTTGAAGCTGGACAAGTAATTGCACCTGGTTCGATTTTGGGAGACACCAGTCGGCAAATTACCCAAACAGCCCAAACAAAGGAACCAGAACCATCTACCAATAACCCAGCTTCTACAAGTGCAGCACCGCAGAAGGAAGAGGAAAATGGCTCAGGGGGAGTTAAGGAAAAAGAAATTTCCTCAACTAAATTCTCAGCTTCAGCTTTTGTGGATTTCAAACAAAATAAGTCGATTTCTTATTTTAAATCTCCCGCCACTCCAGAAAGCCAGTCTCCTCCCGTAGAGGAACCCGCCAATGATGCTAACCCCACGTCGCAACAAGCCGCCCAAGAGTCTACAGAAGATGACTCAGACCCCAATCAGCTAGCCACAGAACCCTCTAACGGTTTCGGGACTCAAATTTATGGACAAGGGAGCATACACAGACTGTTGACTACATTGTTTCCCCATAGACAATCCTTGAGCGACCCAAACTCTGACGTTTAG
- a CDS encoding Uma2 family endonuclease encodes MSVAKDFQVSKDVIFPPGDLYSDEPPLETDLHRLQMTLLIQCLEWLWQNRNDFYASGNLTIYYSPRQRKSENFRGPDFFVVLGTERKPRKSWVVWEEDGKYPNLIIEILSNSTGDTDKGLKKQIYQDIFRTPDYFWFDPETLEFTGFHLLDGEYQPLEPNPQGWLWSQQLGLYLGVYQEKLRFFTPEGELVPTPEEVAQQAEQEKQRAEQEKQRAEQEKQRSDRLAAKLRELNIDPDTI; translated from the coding sequence ATGTCTGTCGCCAAAGATTTTCAAGTTTCAAAAGATGTTATATTTCCGCCAGGGGATTTATATAGTGACGAACCGCCTTTGGAAACTGACTTACATCGGCTACAAATGACACTGCTGATTCAATGCTTAGAGTGGCTGTGGCAAAATCGTAATGACTTTTATGCATCGGGTAATCTCACCATTTACTACAGTCCACGCCAGCGCAAATCAGAAAACTTCCGGGGGCCAGATTTTTTTGTAGTACTAGGGACTGAACGCAAACCCCGTAAAAGCTGGGTTGTTTGGGAAGAAGATGGCAAATATCCCAATCTAATTATAGAAATTCTCTCAAATAGCACAGGCGATACTGATAAGGGCTTAAAAAAACAAATTTACCAAGATATCTTTCGCACACCAGATTACTTCTGGTTTGACCCAGAAACTTTAGAATTTACAGGGTTTCATTTGCTTGATGGTGAATATCAACCACTAGAACCCAATCCCCAAGGCTGGTTGTGGAGTCAACAGCTAGGTTTATATTTAGGTGTTTATCAAGAAAAGTTACGCTTTTTCACGCCTGAAGGAGAACTGGTTCCAACACCGGAAGAAGTTGCACAACAGGCTGAACAAGAAAAGCAACGCGCTGAACAAGAAAAGCAACGCGCTGAACAAGAAAAGCAACGTAGCGATCGCTTGGCGGCAAAACTGCGAGAATTAAATATAGATCCAGATACTATTTAA
- a CDS encoding ribbon-helix-helix domain-containing protein, which yields MTNIQISLPESMKVFVEEQVAKGDYSSASEYLQELIFQDQQCKGQEGKRTQLITKLQTQGQLNDEEFELIADKLADEFALCVGSNLPVLSDYAVTRSPL from the coding sequence ATGACTAACATTCAGATTTCCTTACCTGAGTCGATGAAAGTCTTTGTCGAAGAACAAGTAGCTAAAGGCGATTATAGTTCCGCCAGTGAATATCTTCAAGAGCTAATCTTTCAAGATCAACAGTGCAAAGGTCAAGAAGGAAAACGCACTCAGTTGATTACGAAGCTTCAGACACAGGGTCAACTCAACGATGAGGAATTTGAACTCATTGCAGATAAGTTAGCTGACGAATTTGCACTATGTGTTGGGTCAAATTTACCAGTGTTGTCAGATTATGCTGTGACTCGATCGCCTCTTTAA
- the mnmE gene encoding tRNA uridine-5-carboxymethylaminomethyl(34) synthesis GTPase MnmE, with translation MSEVFAITGTIAAIATAVVPQQGSVGIVRVSGSQAMALAQTLFHAPGRQVWESHQILYGYIRHPQTQQLVDEALLLIMKAPRSYTREDVVEFHCHGGIMAVQQVLQLCLENGARLAQPGEFTLRAFLNGRLDLTQAEGIADLVGAKSPQAAQTALAGLQGKLAHPIRQLRANCLDILAEIEARIDFEEDLPPLDDKVIISEIEKIAAEITRLLATKDKGELLRTGLKVAIVGRPNVGKSSLLNAWSQSDRAIVTDLPGTTRDVVESQLVVGGIPVQVLDTAGIRETTDQVEKIGVERSRRAANAADLVLLTIDASAGWTEGDREIYEQVKHRPLILVINKIDLLEEDESKYLQSKIQNPKSKIVTAAAQNQGIDALETAILEIVRAGKLQAADMDLAINQRQAAALTQSKISLEQVQATIAQQLPLDFWTIDLRGAIQALGEITGEEVTESVLDKIFSKFCIGK, from the coding sequence ATGTCAGAAGTTTTTGCTATTACTGGAACTATCGCTGCGATCGCCACTGCTGTTGTCCCCCAACAGGGTAGTGTTGGTATTGTGCGGGTGTCTGGTTCCCAAGCAATGGCTCTAGCCCAAACTCTTTTTCATGCACCAGGACGGCAAGTTTGGGAAAGTCACCAGATTCTCTACGGTTACATTCGCCATCCTCAGACGCAACAACTGGTAGATGAAGCCCTGTTGCTGATTATGAAAGCACCCCGTTCTTACACCCGTGAAGATGTGGTGGAATTCCATTGCCACGGGGGAATTATGGCAGTGCAACAGGTATTACAACTCTGTTTGGAAAACGGCGCTAGACTAGCCCAACCAGGAGAATTTACTCTCCGCGCCTTTTTGAATGGACGATTGGATTTAACTCAAGCCGAAGGTATTGCTGATTTAGTGGGAGCTAAATCGCCTCAAGCTGCTCAAACTGCCTTAGCTGGTTTGCAGGGGAAATTAGCTCATCCGATCCGGCAGTTACGCGCCAACTGTTTGGATATTTTGGCAGAAATCGAAGCTCGAATCGATTTTGAGGAAGACCTGCCCCCGTTGGATGATAAAGTCATAATATCAGAAATCGAGAAAATTGCCGCAGAAATCACTAGGTTATTGGCAACCAAAGACAAAGGTGAGTTGCTACGTACAGGTTTAAAAGTGGCAATTGTGGGGCGTCCGAATGTGGGTAAGTCGAGCTTATTGAACGCTTGGAGCCAGAGCGATCGCGCCATTGTGACTGATTTACCCGGTACAACCCGCGATGTGGTGGAATCTCAGTTAGTTGTCGGGGGAATTCCTGTACAAGTGCTTGATACAGCAGGGATTCGGGAAACAACAGACCAAGTGGAGAAAATTGGCGTCGAGCGATCGCGTCGTGCCGCAAATGCAGCAGATTTAGTCTTGCTTACCATTGATGCTTCAGCCGGTTGGACGGAAGGCGATCGAGAAATTTACGAACAGGTAAAACACCGTCCATTAATTCTAGTTATTAACAAAATCGATTTATTAGAAGAAGACGAAAGCAAATATCTTCAATCCAAAATCCAAAATCCAAAATCTAAAATTGTCACAGCCGCAGCCCAAAATCAAGGCATTGATGCTTTAGAAACAGCAATTTTAGAGATAGTTAGAGCAGGAAAACTCCAAGCTGCTGATATGGATTTAGCCATTAACCAAAGGCAAGCAGCAGCATTAACTCAATCTAAAATTTCTTTGGAACAAGTACAAGCAACAATTGCCCAGCAGCTACCTCTTGATTTTTGGACAATTGACTTACGGGGTGCGATTCAGGCATTAGGAGAAATTACTGGTGAAGAGGTTACAGAATCAGTTTTGGATAAAATTTTTAGCAAATTTTGTATTGGTAAATAA